CAGCAACAGATCGTTCACCGCTTTGGCCAACTCCATCCGGTTGAACTCTTCCATCTTTTGCTCGATTGCTTGAATCGTGGTCACCGGCTCCACCGATTCTGGCCCGAACGAATTGACCAATTGCTGCATCAATTGCAACATTTCTTGACCGCGGACATCGTCACCGTTGGCGGCGTCCATCATCGCGCCGAAGATTTTCCACTGCAAAATATGATCGTCCAAACCGACCGAAGCTTCGGCCAACTGTTTGTCCTGGCTTTTGGCGAAGTTTTGACGAGCCGTGCTCAAAATTTCGACCGCGACGTCCGAATGCCCCATCTGGCCGAAGACGTTGGCCGCATTCATCGCGACTTCTAAATGCTGCATCGATGCGCCCGGGTCGCCGATGATCGCCAATGCGTCTTCTTTGACCATGCTGCCCAAGTCTTGCTTTCCAGAAGCGAAATCTTGCAGCATGTACTCAAACATGTACAACATGCCGAAGGTCCGCAGCGTGCGATCCTGATCTTGCGTCAGCTTTTGCGCCAGCGCGGTGCGCTCAGCGATCAGCTTTTCAGACTGGTCTGGATTGATCTGCGCCAACACTTCGTAAGCGTGAAACTTGAACTGCAACGCATCCCGGAGCTGATCGGACGTCGCGTTGGGAATGGCCAGCAAGCGATCGGCCGCTTCCATGATATTCCCGTAGACCTTGTTCGCGAACGCGTGCAGTTCGGTTTGCGACGCCGTATTGGGGAAGTTCGTTTCGCTGACCGCGGTCATATATTTCAGCAACTCGACCGGGTCGTTTTGCGGAATCTTATTGATGTCGACGGCCGCATCTAGTTCGGCGGCCGAAATCGGCGGCGGCATTTGGGGAGCAGCGGCGTCGGGCTGCTTCATCGCGACTTGATTGGCGGCGCCGGTATTGGGGTTGTCGGTCGCGGCCGGATTACCGGT
The nucleotide sequence above comes from Blastopirellula sp. J2-11. Encoded proteins:
- a CDS encoding TlpA family protein disulfide reductase; the protein is MRKLNFLPWLPTLAVCSAACTLLSFAGCGGGDAVPTASVPTATPDAAAPTENSAAAAPPKTVSPAQVSAPMTGNPAATDNPNTGAANQVAMKQPDAAAPQMPPPISAAELDAAVDINKIPQNDPVELLKYMTAVSETNFPNTASQTELHAFANKVYGNIMEAADRLLAIPNATSDQLRDALQFKFHAYEVLAQINPDQSEKLIAERTALAQKLTQDQDRTLRTFGMLYMFEYMLQDFASGKQDLGSMVKEDALAIIGDPGASMQHLEVAMNAANVFGQMGHSDVAVEILSTARQNFAKSQDKQLAEASVGLDDHILQWKIFGAMMDAANGDDVRGQEMLQLMQQLVNSFGPESVEPVTTIQAIEQKMEEFNRMELAKAVNDLLLNNYSNHPNKEIAAAIIESATSANKRLALIGQPMPLVGANLDGTPFNWADYRGRYVLIDFWATWCGPCLQEIPNIQENFVKYRERGFEVVGVNLDEDPKALEAFFAKRQLPWTTVISNDPNATGFNNVNAVHCGVDGIPFLVLVDPEGKVIEINPRGERLGEVLESIFAQQAPATGGAAAASANAGAAPIR